In one Aeromicrobium wangtongii genomic region, the following are encoded:
- a CDS encoding YggT family protein gives MQTVGRVLDLVLWIALLLLIARFVLDWVQMLARNWRPRGLVAVLCEGLYSITDPPLRVVRGVIPPLRLGAVMLDLSPMILIIAIYILQAIVRVVFF, from the coding sequence ATGCAAACAGTGGGCCGCGTCCTCGACCTGGTCCTGTGGATCGCGCTGCTGCTGCTGATCGCGCGGTTCGTCCTGGACTGGGTGCAGATGCTCGCACGCAACTGGCGACCCCGCGGACTGGTCGCCGTCCTGTGTGAGGGCCTGTACTCCATCACCGATCCGCCCTTGCGGGTCGTGCGGGGTGTGATCCCTCCGCTTCGCCTCGGAGCGGTCATGCTCGACCTGTCCCCGATGATCCTGATCATCGCCATCTACATCCTGCAAGCGATCGTCCGCGTAGTGTTTTTCTGA
- a CDS encoding DivIVA domain-containing protein: MPLTPEDVRNKRFTPVRLREGYDMGEVDQFLDEVEAELERLTVENEELRAKVAAASTGEPTGLIPAVSSATPAQAPPTPAVQEPAQVAPPAPEPKAEPEPAPAPAAAPAARPSMGDASSAAARLLQIASNNADQLMDAAKEEADRMVGEARTKAERITNEARGKADRLETDARIRAQKLDEETDERRTQAVATIERERYEIQREVEHLRAYEREYRARLKNYFQSQLDQLAANESTTSSTPVQTPAEVAPRRLRSLLGDDENV; encoded by the coding sequence ATGCCACTGACGCCAGAGGACGTGCGTAACAAGCGATTTACGCCTGTCCGTCTTCGCGAAGGCTATGACATGGGCGAAGTAGACCAGTTCCTCGACGAGGTCGAGGCCGAGCTCGAGCGTCTGACGGTCGAGAACGAAGAACTTCGCGCCAAGGTAGCTGCCGCATCGACCGGCGAACCGACCGGTCTCATTCCGGCCGTCTCGTCCGCGACCCCTGCGCAGGCGCCTCCGACCCCCGCGGTCCAGGAGCCGGCACAGGTTGCGCCGCCGGCCCCCGAGCCCAAGGCCGAGCCGGAGCCCGCTCCGGCGCCGGCCGCCGCGCCGGCTGCGCGTCCCTCGATGGGCGATGCGTCGTCCGCCGCGGCACGGCTGCTGCAGATCGCCTCCAACAACGCCGACCAGCTCATGGACGCGGCGAAGGAAGAGGCCGATCGGATGGTCGGTGAGGCTCGTACGAAGGCTGAGCGCATCACCAACGAGGCTCGTGGCAAGGCCGACCGGCTCGAGACCGATGCCCGCATCCGCGCGCAGAAGCTCGACGAGGAGACCGACGAGCGTCGCACGCAGGCTGTCGCGACGATCGAGCGGGAGCGCTACGAGATCCAGCGCGAGGTCGAGCACCTGCGGGCGTACGAGCGTGAGTACCGCGCCCGGCTCAAGAACTACTTCCAGAGCCAGCTCGACCAGCTCGCCGCCAACGAGAGCACCACGAGCTCGACGCCCGTCCAGACGCCCGCAGAGGTGGCCCCGCGCCGCCTTCGCTCGCTGCTCGGCGACGACGAGAACGTCTAG
- the ileS gene encoding isoleucine--tRNA ligase: protein MTSHASYRPVPAHVDLPVLEREILELWSEQGTFAASLDTPADAPRWTFYEGPPTANGTPGTHHVEARVFKDVFPRFKTMQGYHVDRKAGWDCHGLPVEIAVEKELGFNGKPDIEAYGIAEFNAKCREAVVRNVDLFEEMTDRMGYWVDMSDPYRTMDPSYVESVWWALSTIFKKGLLTEDYRVAPYCPRCGTTLSDHELAQGYETITDPSVYVRFPLTSGPYAGKASMLVWTTTPWTLVSNTAVAVNPEVTYVLATDGTETLVVAEPLVGKALGEGWTLTGESVSGRDMERWTYQRPFELIEFPAEAHFVVLADYVTIEDGTGLVHQSPAFGADDMAVCKAYDLPVVNPIAPDGHFEADVPLVGGQFFKAADRALADDLASRGLMFNELAYEHSYPHCWRCHTPLMYYALPAWYIRTTAVKDRLLAENADTNWFPETIKNGRYGDWLTNNIDWSLSRSRYWGTPLPIWRNDADPSKLVCIESLAELSTLTGRDLSDLDPHRPYIDDVTFEIEGEAGTYRRVPDVIDAWFDSGSMPFAQWGYPHAPGSKEKFERAYPAQYICEAIDQTRGWFYSLMAVGTLVFDESSYENVVCLGHILAEDGKKMSKHLGNILLPMPLMDEHGADALRWFMACSGSPWAPRRIGHTALSEIVRKVLLTYWNTTAFHVLYARTEGWTPTEGEVPPVADREVLDQWLLSELHTLTRDVTAALEQFDTQAAGARIAGFVDDMSNWYVRRSRRRFWRGDAAAFATLHETLDVLTRLMAPLTPFIAERVWQDVIVPVTPDAPASVHLATWPVADESLIVEGLGARVELARRVTELGRAARAEAKVRTRQPLRRALVASGAWQQLGEDLRAQVCEELNVGSLESLAEAAGDLVDHSAKGNFRNLGKRFGKETPKVAAAIAAADAAALAGALAGGGTASVDVDGSTVEVGPDDVIISERPREGWSVVNDQGETVALDLELDDELRLAGSAREAIRVIQEARKSSGLDISDRIAVTWSAEGPMAEAVRAHAELIADEVLATSMTETPDAQGFTDADLGLTFSVTKV from the coding sequence GTGACTTCGCACGCCTCCTACCGCCCCGTCCCCGCCCACGTCGATCTGCCGGTGCTGGAGCGCGAGATCCTCGAGCTGTGGTCCGAGCAGGGCACCTTCGCCGCCAGCCTCGACACACCGGCCGACGCGCCGCGCTGGACGTTCTACGAGGGCCCGCCGACGGCCAATGGCACGCCTGGCACGCACCACGTCGAGGCCCGGGTGTTCAAGGACGTGTTCCCGCGGTTCAAGACCATGCAGGGCTATCACGTCGACCGCAAGGCCGGCTGGGACTGCCACGGCCTGCCGGTCGAGATCGCGGTCGAGAAGGAGCTGGGCTTCAACGGCAAGCCCGACATCGAGGCCTACGGCATCGCCGAGTTCAATGCCAAGTGCCGCGAGGCCGTCGTCCGCAACGTCGATCTCTTCGAGGAGATGACCGACCGGATGGGCTACTGGGTCGACATGTCCGATCCGTACCGGACGATGGACCCCTCGTACGTGGAGAGCGTCTGGTGGGCGCTGTCCACGATCTTCAAGAAGGGCCTGCTGACCGAGGACTACCGCGTCGCTCCCTACTGCCCGCGGTGCGGCACCACGCTGTCCGACCACGAGCTGGCCCAGGGCTACGAGACGATCACCGATCCCTCGGTCTACGTCCGCTTCCCGCTGACGTCCGGACCGTACGCGGGCAAGGCCTCGATGCTGGTCTGGACCACGACTCCCTGGACCCTGGTGTCCAACACGGCGGTCGCGGTCAACCCCGAGGTCACCTACGTCCTGGCGACCGACGGCACCGAGACGCTGGTGGTTGCCGAGCCGCTGGTCGGCAAGGCCCTCGGCGAGGGATGGACCCTCACCGGTGAGAGCGTCTCCGGTCGCGACATGGAGCGCTGGACCTACCAGCGTCCGTTCGAGCTGATCGAGTTCCCGGCCGAGGCCCACTTCGTCGTGCTGGCCGACTACGTCACGATCGAGGACGGCACCGGACTGGTGCACCAGTCCCCCGCCTTCGGCGCCGACGACATGGCGGTCTGCAAGGCGTACGACCTGCCGGTCGTCAACCCGATCGCGCCCGACGGCCACTTCGAGGCCGATGTCCCGCTGGTGGGCGGACAGTTCTTCAAGGCTGCCGACCGCGCGCTCGCCGATGACCTGGCCTCGCGCGGCCTGATGTTCAACGAGCTGGCCTACGAGCACTCGTACCCGCACTGCTGGCGCTGCCACACGCCGCTGATGTACTACGCGCTCCCCGCCTGGTACATCCGCACGACGGCGGTCAAGGACCGTCTGCTGGCCGAGAACGCCGACACCAACTGGTTCCCCGAGACGATCAAGAACGGTCGCTACGGCGACTGGCTGACCAACAACATCGACTGGTCGCTGTCGCGCAGCCGCTACTGGGGCACGCCCCTGCCGATCTGGCGCAATGACGCCGATCCGTCCAAGCTCGTGTGCATCGAGTCGCTCGCCGAGCTGTCGACGCTGACCGGTCGCGACCTGAGCGACCTGGATCCGCACCGTCCGTACATCGACGACGTGACCTTCGAGATCGAGGGCGAGGCCGGCACGTACCGCCGGGTGCCCGATGTCATCGACGCGTGGTTCGACTCCGGCTCGATGCCCTTCGCGCAGTGGGGCTACCCGCACGCCCCGGGTTCGAAGGAGAAGTTCGAACGGGCCTATCCCGCCCAGTACATCTGCGAGGCGATCGACCAGACCCGCGGCTGGTTCTACTCCCTGATGGCCGTCGGCACGCTGGTGTTCGACGAGAGCTCGTACGAGAACGTCGTCTGCCTGGGCCACATCCTGGCCGAGGACGGCAAGAAGATGAGCAAGCACCTGGGCAACATCCTGCTGCCCATGCCGCTGATGGACGAGCACGGCGCCGATGCGCTGCGCTGGTTCATGGCCTGCTCCGGCTCGCCCTGGGCACCGCGCCGCATCGGCCACACCGCACTGTCCGAGATCGTCCGCAAGGTGCTGCTGACGTACTGGAACACCACGGCCTTCCACGTGCTGTACGCCCGCACCGAGGGATGGACCCCGACCGAGGGCGAGGTGCCGCCGGTCGCCGACCGTGAGGTCCTCGACCAGTGGCTGCTGTCGGAGCTGCACACCCTGACGCGCGACGTCACCGCCGCGCTCGAGCAGTTCGACACCCAGGCCGCCGGGGCGCGCATCGCGGGCTTCGTCGACGACATGTCCAACTGGTACGTGCGCCGCTCCCGTCGCCGGTTCTGGCGTGGCGACGCAGCGGCCTTCGCGACGCTGCACGAGACGCTGGACGTCCTGACGCGGCTGATGGCACCGCTGACCCCGTTCATCGCCGAGCGGGTGTGGCAGGACGTCATCGTGCCCGTCACGCCCGACGCGCCCGCATCGGTGCACCTGGCGACCTGGCCGGTCGCCGACGAGTCCCTCATCGTCGAGGGCCTCGGCGCCCGGGTCGAGCTGGCGCGCCGCGTCACCGAGCTGGGCCGCGCGGCCCGCGCCGAGGCCAAGGTCCGCACCCGTCAGCCCTTGCGCCGCGCCCTGGTCGCCTCCGGCGCCTGGCAGCAGCTGGGCGAGGACCTGCGCGCCCAGGTCTGCGAGGAGCTCAACGTCGGCTCCCTGGAGTCGCTGGCCGAGGCTGCCGGCGACCTGGTCGACCACTCCGCCAAGGGCAACTTCCGCAACCTGGGCAAGCGGTTCGGCAAGGAGACGCCGAAGGTCGCCGCGGCGATCGCCGCAGCCGATGCGGCCGCCCTCGCCGGTGCGCTGGCCGGTGGCGGCACCGCATCGGTGGACGTCGACGGTTCGACCGTCGAGGTCGGGCCCGACGACGTCATCATCTCGGAGCGTCCGCGTGAGGGCTGGTCGGTCGTCAACGACCAGGGCGAGACCGTCGCGCTCGACCTGGAGCTGGACGACGAGCTGCGCCTGGCCGGATCGGCCCGTGAGGCCATCCGTGTCATCCAGGAGGCCCGCAAGTCCTCCGGACTGGACATCAGCGACCGCATCGCCGTCACGTGGTCGGCCGAGGGGCCGATGGCCGAGGCGGTCCGCGCCCACGCCGAGCTGATCGCCGACGAGGTGCTGGCGACCTCGATGACCGAGACACCCGACGCCCAGGGCTTCACCGACGCCGATCTGGGCCTGACCTTCTCCGTCACGAAGGTCTAG
- a CDS encoding TraR/DksA family transcriptional regulator, translated as MPNTELAVRPDETPWTAAETEEVRAELEQDLARLRVELDQSARELQSMLRDGVDGAGNDQADVGSKGLERDAEMSLAANQRELLLQTEKALERLDKGTYGQCELCGEPIGKNRLMAFPRATLCMTCKQREERR; from the coding sequence ATGCCCAACACCGAGCTCGCCGTCAGGCCGGATGAGACCCCCTGGACCGCTGCCGAGACCGAAGAGGTCCGCGCCGAGCTGGAACAGGACCTGGCGCGCCTGCGCGTCGAGCTGGACCAGTCCGCCCGCGAGCTGCAGAGCATGCTGCGCGACGGCGTCGACGGAGCCGGCAACGACCAGGCCGACGTGGGCTCCAAGGGCCTCGAGCGCGATGCCGAGATGTCGCTGGCCGCGAATCAGCGCGAGCTGCTGCTGCAGACCGAGAAGGCGCTCGAGCGTCTCGACAAGGGAACGTACGGACAGTGCGAGCTGTGCGGGGAGCCGATCGGCAAGAATCGTTTGATGGCGTTCCCGCGTGCGACACTGTGTATGACATGCAAGCAGCGCGAGGAGCGTCGCTGA
- the lspA gene encoding signal peptidase II, producing MQAARGASLSPGDDHGATTRTYVRLFAVVALVAFVIDQVTKVVAVEKLQGRESIEIVPGLLSLTFLRNPGAALSTGAGFTLVLSVIAIAVSIAVVRVAPRLRDKGWAIGLGLLLAGAVGNLSDRIFREPSPLKGHVVDFIDYGPFVGNVADIALTVAAIIIVWRAWRGVRIDGTHEEKS from the coding sequence ATGCAAGCAGCGCGAGGAGCGTCGCTGAGCCCTGGGGACGACCACGGCGCGACCACGAGGACGTACGTACGGCTGTTCGCCGTCGTGGCGCTGGTGGCCTTCGTCATCGACCAGGTCACCAAGGTCGTGGCGGTCGAGAAGCTCCAGGGTCGTGAGTCCATCGAGATCGTCCCGGGACTGCTGTCGCTGACCTTCCTGCGCAATCCGGGTGCCGCCCTGAGCACGGGCGCAGGATTCACGCTGGTCCTGAGCGTCATCGCGATCGCCGTCAGCATCGCCGTCGTCCGGGTGGCTCCGCGGCTGCGCGACAAGGGCTGGGCCATCGGTCTGGGCCTGCTGCTGGCCGGCGCGGTCGGCAACCTGTCGGACCGCATCTTCCGCGAGCCGTCACCGCTGAAGGGACACGTCGTCGACTTCATCGACTACGGCCCGTTCGTCGGCAATGTCGCCGACATCGCGCTGACGGTCGCGGCCATCATCATCGTCTGGCGCGCATGGCGTGGTGTGCGGATCGACGGAACGCACGAGGAGAAGTCATGA
- a CDS encoding RluA family pseudouridine synthase, with amino-acid sequence MTSDSTHLEHRVIQVPEGLAGERVDSALARLLGLSRTRASELVAEGHVTLDGHTPAKSERVLPGSILEASIPAPRQAVVVATEVEGMKIVFQDDDIVVVDKPVGVAAHPSVGWTGPTVLDHLAGVGIRISTSGAPERQGIVHRLDVGTSGLMTVAKSEHAYTVLKQAFRDRSVEKTYHALVQGHPDPHTGTIDAPIARHPKHDFKFTVKDGGRDSITHYDTLEAHRFASLLTIRLETGRTHQIRVHMSAIHHPCVGDLMYGADPTLAQRVGLDRQWLHAKALAFIHPRTGERVEFVSEYPDDLVRALEIVRTIDDNPLPR; translated from the coding sequence ATGACATCGGACAGCACGCACCTGGAGCATCGGGTCATCCAGGTTCCCGAGGGCCTGGCCGGGGAGCGCGTCGACAGCGCGCTCGCCCGGCTGCTCGGGCTGTCGCGCACGCGGGCCAGCGAGCTCGTCGCCGAGGGGCACGTGACCCTGGACGGCCACACACCGGCCAAGTCCGAGCGGGTCCTGCCCGGCTCGATCCTGGAGGCGTCCATCCCGGCGCCCCGACAGGCCGTCGTGGTGGCGACCGAGGTCGAGGGCATGAAGATCGTCTTCCAGGACGATGACATCGTGGTCGTCGACAAGCCCGTCGGCGTCGCCGCCCATCCCAGCGTCGGCTGGACCGGCCCGACCGTGCTCGACCATCTCGCCGGCGTCGGCATCCGCATCTCGACGTCCGGGGCGCCGGAGCGGCAGGGCATCGTCCACCGCCTCGACGTCGGCACGAGCGGCCTGATGACGGTCGCCAAGTCCGAGCACGCGTACACCGTGCTGAAGCAGGCGTTCCGCGACCGGTCGGTCGAGAAGACGTACCACGCGCTCGTGCAGGGACATCCCGATCCGCACACGGGGACGATCGACGCGCCCATCGCGCGCCACCCCAAGCACGACTTCAAGTTCACGGTCAAGGACGGCGGGCGTGACAGCATCACGCATTACGACACCCTCGAGGCGCACCGGTTCGCGAGCCTGCTGACCATCCGGCTCGAGACCGGTCGTACCCACCAGATCCGCGTCCACATGAGCGCGATCCACCACCCGTGCGTGGGCGACCTGATGTACGGGGCCGATCCGACCCTCGCCCAGCGCGTGGGTCTGGACCGGCAGTGGCTGCACGCCAAGGCTCTGGCCTTCATCCACCCCCGCACCGGTGAGCGGGTCGAGTTCGTCTCGGAGTACCCCGACGACCTGGTGCGCGCCCTCGAGATCGTCCGCACGATCGACGACAACCCCCTCCCGCGCTGA
- a CDS encoding endonuclease domain-containing protein, with product MTDGPFVVPQRSAQLLARGATQRELGGAAYERRAHGLLLPAGVDGDPVMMRVADAVGLLTTGCVLGGWASLRAQGNTWFEGLGIAGVARPALVHCLPGSQLRHRSAVQPFRGLLHPEEVIDFESFSLTTMARAAFDEMRMAVNLREAVVVLDLATSTTAGLPRTTVARVEQVISGHHKVRGLVQARDALTWGSTRAASPWETRTRLLAQRDADIEGLKVNVPIFSLGGRLLGIADLLDEEAGLVIESDGGHHRENRQHTEDNVREEDFERSGLVVVRVTALDHQQRWRTVGRIAAARRDALHATKREWTTSKPAWWWTWPPARRWDEPTR from the coding sequence ATGACAGATGGGCCCTTCGTGGTTCCCCAGCGATCGGCGCAGCTGCTGGCACGAGGAGCCACCCAGCGGGAGCTGGGCGGCGCCGCCTACGAGCGACGGGCCCACGGGCTGCTGCTCCCGGCCGGCGTCGACGGCGACCCCGTGATGATGCGGGTGGCCGACGCGGTCGGGCTGCTCACCACGGGATGCGTCCTGGGCGGGTGGGCATCGCTACGGGCGCAAGGCAACACCTGGTTCGAGGGGCTCGGGATCGCAGGGGTGGCGCGCCCGGCCCTGGTCCACTGCCTGCCGGGCTCACAGTTGCGGCACCGGTCGGCGGTCCAGCCGTTCCGCGGTCTGCTGCATCCCGAGGAGGTCATCGACTTCGAGTCGTTCTCCCTGACCACCATGGCGCGGGCCGCCTTCGACGAGATGCGCATGGCGGTCAACCTGCGGGAGGCTGTCGTCGTGCTCGACCTGGCCACCAGCACCACAGCCGGTCTGCCGCGCACGACCGTCGCGCGGGTCGAGCAGGTCATCTCCGGCCATCACAAGGTCCGCGGACTGGTGCAGGCCAGGGACGCCCTGACGTGGGGGTCGACGCGCGCCGCGAGCCCGTGGGAGACCCGGACGCGTCTGCTGGCGCAGCGGGATGCCGACATCGAGGGTCTGAAGGTCAACGTCCCGATCTTCTCGCTGGGCGGCCGCCTGCTCGGCATCGCCGACCTGCTCGACGAGGAGGCCGGTCTGGTGATCGAGTCGGATGGAGGCCACCACCGCGAGAACCGGCAGCACACCGAGGACAACGTCCGTGAGGAGGACTTCGAGCGCAGCGGCCTGGTCGTCGTCCGTGTCACGGCCCTGGACCACCAGCAGAGGTGGCGCACCGTCGGGCGCATCGCCGCGGCACGCCGCGACGCACTGCACGCCACGAAGCGTGAGTGGACGACCAGCAAGCCCGCCTGGTGGTGGACCTGGCCTCCCGCCCGCCGTTGGGACGAACCAACCCGTTGA
- a CDS encoding pyridoxal phosphate-dependent aminotransferase, which yields MSSAVRQSEKLRDVLYDIRGPVSARAAALEAEGHRILKLNIGNPQPFGFDAPAEILQDVIAALPGSAGYSDSRGIQSARRAVVHNYQLQDGFPAIDVDDVWIGNGVSELIQIALQALLNNGDEVLIPVPDYPLWTAVTNLAGGVPVHYRCDEDNGWNPDLADLESKITDRTKAIVVINPNNPTGAVYARETLAGIADLARKHDLVLMADEIYDKILYDEAVHIPMASVAPDVLTLTFNGLSKAYRVCGYRAGWVVATGPLERAQDYLEGITLLCSMRLCPNVPAQNAIQVALGGYQSIKELILPGGRLLEQRDTAVTELRKIPGVSVVVPQGALYAFPRLDPEVYPIKDDQQLVLDLLLQEKILLTQGTGFNWPDPDHLRIVTLPWARDLAEAIQRLGNFLSSYRQV from the coding sequence ATGTCATCTGCCGTGCGCCAGTCCGAGAAGCTCCGAGATGTCCTGTACGACATCCGTGGACCCGTCAGTGCGCGCGCCGCGGCCCTCGAGGCCGAGGGGCACCGGATCCTCAAGCTGAACATCGGCAACCCCCAGCCGTTCGGCTTCGACGCCCCGGCCGAGATCCTGCAGGACGTCATCGCGGCACTGCCCGGATCGGCGGGGTACTCCGACTCCCGGGGCATCCAGTCGGCCCGCCGTGCCGTGGTGCACAACTACCAGCTGCAGGACGGCTTCCCCGCCATCGACGTCGACGACGTGTGGATCGGCAACGGCGTCTCCGAGCTGATCCAGATCGCGCTGCAGGCCCTGCTGAACAACGGCGACGAGGTGCTGATCCCGGTGCCGGACTACCCGCTGTGGACCGCGGTGACCAACCTGGCCGGCGGCGTGCCCGTGCACTACCGCTGCGACGAGGACAACGGCTGGAACCCCGATCTGGCCGATTTGGAGTCCAAGATCACCGACCGCACCAAGGCGATCGTGGTCATCAACCCCAACAACCCCACCGGGGCGGTCTACGCGCGCGAGACGTTGGCCGGCATCGCAGACCTGGCCCGCAAGCACGACCTGGTCCTGATGGCCGATGAGATCTACGACAAGATCCTGTACGACGAGGCCGTCCACATCCCGATGGCCAGCGTCGCGCCGGACGTCCTGACGCTGACGTTCAACGGCCTGTCCAAGGCGTACCGCGTGTGCGGCTACCGCGCGGGATGGGTCGTGGCGACCGGTCCGCTGGAGCGCGCCCAGGACTACCTCGAGGGCATCACGCTGCTGTGCTCGATGCGGCTGTGCCCCAACGTCCCCGCGCAGAACGCGATCCAGGTCGCCCTCGGCGGCTACCAGTCCATCAAGGAGCTGATCCTGCCCGGCGGACGGTTGCTGGAGCAGCGTGACACGGCGGTCACCGAGCTGCGCAAGATCCCCGGCGTCAGCGTCGTGGTGCCCCAGGGTGCGCTGTACGCCTTCCCGCGGCTGGACCCCGAGGTGTACCCGATCAAGGACGATCAGCAGCTAGTGCTCGACCTGTTGCTGCAGGAGAAGATCCTGCTGACGCAGGGGACCGGCTTCAACTGGCCCGACCCGGACCACCTGCGCATCGTGACGCTGCCGTGGGCCCGCGACCTGGCCGAGGCGATCCAGCGCCTGGGCAACTTCCTGAGCAGCTATCGGCAGGTGTGA
- a CDS encoding ATP-binding cassette domain-containing protein gives MADMIRATGLVKKYKEVVALAGLDLAVPEGKVLAVLGPNGAGKTTAVRILATLLTADEGTAEVAGIDVAKNPNGVRARIGLSGQYAAVDEYLTGFENLQMVGRLYGIPKAAASKRARELLERFDLDDAGDRPAKTYSGGMRRRLDLAGALVAAPPVLILDEPTTGLDVRSRQQMWTVIRDLVASGSTLLLTTQYLEEADVLADDIVVIDHGRAIARGTADELKAQTGGERIELVLTDRAQRDVAAALLAAVAIGEVQLADNGRALTAAVDGGVPQLRSVLAELESRHIDVLDVGLRRPTLDDVFLSLTGRAAEAAVEPANQAEEVPA, from the coding sequence ATGGCTGACATGATCCGGGCGACCGGGCTGGTGAAGAAGTACAAGGAGGTCGTGGCCCTGGCAGGGCTCGACCTGGCCGTCCCCGAGGGCAAGGTCCTGGCGGTGCTGGGCCCCAACGGCGCCGGCAAGACGACGGCGGTCCGCATCCTGGCGACGCTGCTGACCGCCGACGAGGGCACCGCCGAGGTCGCCGGGATCGACGTCGCGAAGAACCCCAACGGCGTCCGCGCCCGGATCGGGCTGTCCGGACAGTACGCGGCGGTCGACGAGTACCTGACGGGATTCGAGAACCTCCAGATGGTCGGACGTCTCTACGGCATCCCCAAGGCTGCCGCATCGAAGCGGGCGCGTGAGCTGCTCGAGCGCTTCGACCTGGACGACGCCGGGGATCGTCCCGCCAAGACGTACTCCGGCGGCATGCGGCGTCGCCTCGACCTGGCGGGGGCGCTGGTCGCCGCGCCACCGGTGCTGATCCTCGACGAGCCGACGACCGGCCTGGACGTGCGCAGCCGCCAGCAGATGTGGACGGTCATCCGCGATCTCGTGGCGTCCGGGTCGACGCTGCTGCTGACGACGCAGTACCTCGAGGAGGCCGATGTGCTCGCCGACGACATCGTGGTGATCGACCACGGCCGGGCGATCGCCCGCGGGACCGCCGACGAGCTGAAGGCGCAGACCGGCGGCGAGCGCATCGAGCTGGTGCTGACCGACCGGGCCCAGCGCGACGTCGCTGCGGCGCTGCTCGCCGCTGTCGCGATCGGCGAGGTGCAGCTCGCCGACAACGGACGCGCGCTCACGGCAGCCGTCGACGGCGGCGTGCCGCAGCTGCGCAGCGTGCTGGCCGAGCTCGAGTCGCGCCACATCGACGTCCTCGACGTGGGTCTTCGGCGACCGACGCTCGACGACGTGTTCCTGAGCCTGACCGGGCGCGCGGCCGAGGCCGCGGTGGAGCCGGCCAACCAGGCCGAGGAGGTCCCCGCATGA
- a CDS encoding ABC transporter permease, with the protein MSTMTRHATDGWVVAKRNLIKIVRVPEILVFVLISPIMFVLLFAYVFGGAIDPGDGLNYREFLIGGIFAQTVVFGATFTGAGLAEDMQKGIIDRFRSLPMSRSAVLVGRTTSDIVYNVLSLIIMALTGLLVGWRMREGVVDATLGFLLLLLFAYAISWIMAYVGLLVPSVEVINNASFIVIFPLTFVSNAFVPLASLPDGVRTFAEWNPVSTVTQASRELFGNTGGRPPESDAWGMQHPALYTVLWVGIILLVFVPLSIRQYRIASSR; encoded by the coding sequence ATGAGCACCATGACCCGTCACGCGACCGACGGCTGGGTCGTCGCGAAGCGCAATCTGATCAAGATCGTCCGGGTCCCGGAGATCTTGGTGTTCGTCCTGATCTCGCCGATCATGTTCGTGCTGCTGTTCGCCTACGTGTTCGGCGGCGCGATCGATCCCGGCGACGGCCTGAACTACCGCGAGTTCCTGATCGGCGGCATCTTCGCCCAGACCGTCGTGTTCGGCGCGACGTTCACCGGCGCAGGTCTGGCCGAGGACATGCAAAAGGGCATCATCGACCGGTTCAGGTCGCTGCCGATGTCGCGCTCAGCGGTGCTCGTGGGCCGCACGACGTCCGACATCGTCTACAACGTGCTGTCGCTGATCATCATGGCCCTGACCGGTCTGCTGGTCGGCTGGCGCATGCGCGAGGGCGTCGTCGACGCCACGCTGGGCTTCCTGCTGCTGCTGCTGTTCGCCTACGCGATCAGCTGGATCATGGCCTACGTCGGCCTGCTGGTGCCCAGCGTCGAGGTGATCAACAACGCCTCGTTCATCGTGATCTTCCCGCTGACCTTCGTGTCGAACGCCTTCGTGCCGCTGGCGTCCCTGCCCGACGGGGTGCGCACCTTCGCGGAGTGGAATCCCGTCTCGACCGTCACGCAGGCCTCGCGTGAGCTGTTCGGCAACACCGGTGGCCGTCCGCCCGAGTCCGATGCGTGGGGGATGCAGCACCCCGCGCTGTACACCGTGCTGTGGGTCGGGATCATCCTGCTGGTGTTCGTGCCGCTCTCGATCCGTCAGTACCGCATCGCCAGCAGCCGCTGA